From Oreochromis niloticus isolate F11D_XX linkage group LG15, O_niloticus_UMD_NMBU, whole genome shotgun sequence:
CGATGAGAAAGCCATATGTGTGATGAACAGaacaaattttacatttttaacaaatTCAGACATATTTTCTTTGAGTAGATGTGAGAAAGAAGAGAGGGTAGCATCTTTGTGGGTCTCTGCAGGCTTTTTCCTAAGTCCAGAATGATTGATCAAGTGGCACACGGATGGGGCAACAGGACTTGGAAGAGATTAACGGACTATTTTAATAGCCAGGACTGCAGTGGATATAAGCCAGCAGTAATGCATTCTCCTACATGCTACTGCTGTGTCTAATACGCACTGACAAACACACCTTTCCTTCATCGAGTGAAATATGCAGGAAATCTTTTCCACTTTCTTCAACAGCACATGTTTAATGTGGCATCTGTCCATACGAAGCTTtcatctctgctgctgctgctttcttttttctggaaGTGATTTTTGTATAATCCTCAAACGGCTCTTTAAAGCTTCACTTGCCAATTTTTAATCGTTTTCCAGTGGCTTTGTAGATGCAGCGAGAGAGtacaaacatgctgctgttaTCATGTCAGTCAATGCAATCTGAAGTTCTTTAAATTGTAAAGAAGTTCAAAAACATTAAGTACTTAACATTAAAGTCTTTCATTCTTGAACCCTGAAATCCTCTGCTTCTGTATTATTTTGCATGCTTGTCACTGCTTTACATGTGTTCTTCTTTCCTCCTCTAGAGTGCAGCAGCTACCGCAGCAACCCTGGCTTTGCCCACAGCCGTCACCCAATACCAACAGCTCATCACCAGCCAAggtaaaacatgtttatttgcaTTAACTTGCAAAGAAATGCTCCTGTCTCTCCGAACTATCTTCATGTGTATTTACACAATGTGCACCCACACGCTTTGTTTTGACGTCTCAGGCCAGATCCTGCAGGTAGTCCGTGCTCCCAACGGGGCTCAGTATATCATCCAGCCCCAGCAGCAGAtcctcctgcagcagcagatGCAGCCTGGTGGCGTGCAGGCACCGGTAATACAGCAGGTAAGAACCGTCACGCAGAGGGGCAGGGCTGCATATGACAGGAGGAAATGTGTGTGAAAATTAAAGCCAAATGGGAGAGGTGGGGAAAAAGAGTCGTGGTGTGTCTGGTTTATTTGCGTAATCAGTTCACTGTCTGTTTGTGACGAGTAGGTTAAATAAGGCTACATATCTGTGGGCCCTGTGGCTCTGACACAGTGGAAGAATCAATTCTTGGAAAAATAACCTCGAAATATGTAAGAAGTGccatgaaaaacatgaaatgatTCTGGGAAATCAGGAGGATGCTGATTGCTCAGAGCTTACCACTTTCCCCAAAAGAAATAGATCCATGACTCCACTACTTGTGACTTTtcctaaataaaaacacagattcCCCACATCAGATCAAAATTAGCCagatttcattcattcagtttaAATTGAGTGTTGTGCATATTCAGGTGgagattttgttttaaaatagaGTTTACATGtcatgtttgggttttttccttCTCTAATACCTGTTTAGGTTCTGGCTCCTCTGCCGGGAGGCCTTTCCCAGCAAGCAGGAGTCATCATACAGCCGCAGCAGATTGTCTTAACCCCAGGAAACAAAGTCCAAGGCAATACACAGGTCAGAACGTCAATTCCTCCTCGACTCATTTCATTCCGTTTATATGGAAGTAGTTTATGCTCTATAGTAGTGTTTCCTCcatttctgttctctttgttaTTTAGAGAAATTAGAGTCTGTTTAATGTTTTAGAGGAGCGTCTGGGAAACCTTTGTTATTAATAATAACACCTGCCCTGTGAAAGCATCGCGCATCAGTCAgtgtcacagatcacattaGCCGATTACACTGACAAACCAGCATTTCCACTCAGATGTGGTTTTGGTGTGAGTAACTATAGAAAGAAAGATTTGGTTAGCTGGCCACTGTAATTGTGCTACACTGCAAAAATCTGCAACGTTAAGTTCAAGTTGATTTAAAAGCTAAGTTACCATATGAGCCCTTAGTTTGGATACAATTATCCACTCGAGGTAATGTTTTGCTACATGAGATGGCTCGCTCGTCCTCCTTGTTAACAGGCTAACATTAGCTCAGAGCAGAGGTCTTCCCTCCATGAATTCGGttctttaatgacttttttctttcagctgttgGCCACCATTAGCTTACATGCTAACACAGACAAATATCTTCATACCCAACATGGCGACTAGCTGGCTAACCTTATCTGTGCTACAAAAATGCTCTGTGAAGTCGCATCATTTTTGCTGTCCTGTCCTTATTTTGGCTTTGAGCTGGAGTCTGTTGTGTAAAGAGCTGGTTATTTTGTCCCACATGAAAGCAAGACTAACATCATATGGGCGtatgtgtttttaaactgtgagtTTCTTTCTACCGTCAGGTGATGCAAGCAGCAGCCATGGCACCACAGCCCAGTCAGgcagcaacagcagctcagGTCCAGCAGGTTCAGCAGGCCCAAGGAGCAACTGCACCACAAGCCTCAGCACAGCCTCAGGCccaacagcagcaacaggcTCAGCCCCAGGCCCAGGCCCAGCCTCAGGCACAGCAGCCTCCCATGATGCTGCAGGTGGACGGAACCGGAGACACGTCTTCAGAAGAGGACGAGGATGAGGAGGAGTACGACGAAGATGACGATGAGGAGAAAGACAAGGATGGAGCAGAGGATGGGCAGGTTGAAGAGGTGAGCAGGATGTAAGAGTGTTCAAAAACGGACACATTAAAGTAGCAGTGGGCAAGATTTTTATGGTCATGTATTATGAAGTAATAGAGCTGTAGACTTGTAGCACTGAGGTCCAATTTTCTGCCCGTCTTCAGAGGAGCTCTGTTGTTTTTGACATCATCTGCGTTTAAATTGGTTACCTGTATGTCACCTGTGTGCCAAACTTTCATGCTATAATTGAATCTGCAGCTGAACGTGAACTGAAACAGGAGCGGCACAGTGCTTTTGTTTTCCAGAGTAGCTAGCAGCAGCTTTCCACAGGTAGCTGTTGGATCAGAGTGGCCAGAAGAAAAACTGTTGTCATATTTGGGGCAACGAAACAGAAACACCATCAGTTTGTGGCAATTGTCTTTTGTTTCTCACCCTGAAAGAGTCACGGTGATGCTGCTTCAGGGTTAGACTACAAAAGCATCATTTCTGCAGCACTTTGTTACCCTGATACATCCAAGTTGCTTTTTAAGGGATCTGATCAGCGCCCCGGCTGAACAGAGGTGTGGGGAATGAAAAAGCTGCTTATTGACTACAAAGGTTGCTCTGTAGTTTGTGTGGCTTTTCTGCAGAAGATTTTATAACACAGCAGGTTATATGGTCAGGCATTGTTTGGTATCGGGCAATAAGGAGAACGGGTTTAAAATCAAACTGTTACTCGTTGCAATCTAGATTTGTGCTTTTactgtttaaataaagaaaatcctGAATCCTAAACCACATTCCTGAGCAGCGAAAATTTGTGATGAATCTGATTGGTTTGGTTTCCTACTCAGGAGCCGCTGAACAGTGGAGACGACGTCAGCGACGAAGAGGACCAGGAGCTGTTTGAAACGGACAACGTAGTGGTGTGCCAGTACGACAAGGTGGGAACTGATGTATTCTGAAAGGCTGCAGTGTGTTCAAACCTGCCTGTGTATAAATATGCGAGCGCCTCTTTTGTACTTCGATGACATCTCTTGATATAGATCCTCCTGCGCTGGGGCCCGTTGGCTTTTTTGCATATCCGACTCGTTTAGTTTCACATCAGCATCCAGACAAAGACGTTAACACTGAGATTTGCAGAAGCAGTGAAAACAAAGAGATTATAAAATAACAGCGCAGAGCAGTTTTACTGTGTTAATGTGATTGGTACTCGGCATCGCTGTCAGCCTTTGTTTGTGAGTATCATTCAGGGCGCTGAAAAGGCTGCTGGAGATTGAAGGACGAGGCTTAAACAGTTTTTCACGGCGGCCTCCTCGTTTTTGgggaaaaatgtcagaaatggTTAAAGAAGTATTTCACATTCCTTTGTTGTGAGTCTTCACTGTTTGCCTTTGATTCTCATCACAAAGCATCAAGTTGTTACGTTATTTGATGCTAACTCAGTGGAGAAAGGCTCCAGCAGCGGTTAATGCCACAGTAAGTTTGTCCGGCCTCGGCGTGCAGAGGCTAAAGACATCAGACTGCGTCCACTGTAAGCTGAAACAGTGTCCATCTGTCCTTGACGCCTACAACACTCATTTCCTTCTCTTTACTCTGCAGATTCACAGAAGTAAGAACAAATGGAAATTCCACCTGAAGGACGGGATCATGAATCTGAACGGGAGAGACTACGTCTTCTCCAAAGCCATCGGGGATGCCGAGTGGTGAAGCAGAAAAAGGAACGGGAGAAAGGAACGGGAGCGGGATCTCTGTAACTCCTTCTATCCAGTTAACAGACAGTTTAGCATCCTTCCACATCCTGTGACTGGATTCATTCAGGAAACTGTTTCTGAGACTCCGAGAACTCTTGAGACAAACCCAAAGGACTGTGAGGTACTGTAAAACCCGGGTGTAGTCAGAAAACACTCGACTAGCCTTGCGGGATGAGAAACCAACAGAGGAAGGGAAAAGCCCCGTGAGCCGAGCGCCgtttctctttatttcttcTTCCAGGCTTCGCTGCCTTTTTTTCCCGAGAGAATTCACCTAActttggaaagaaagcatttCACCATCATACAGGTGTAGAGGACCAGGGTGACCTCGGCTTCCCTGCCAcacaaggtcagaggtcattcGTTATAACCCCATAGATGAGAAACACCTTTGCAATGCACTGTAGTCGgttgactggattgactcgtgTCTACATTTGTGTCCAAACTTAGTGCCACCAGTCGAGATCGCTGCCTTTAGAACGACCAGAATCACCTGTTTTTggcttcctcttttttttaaatcctaatTCTGTCTGAATTCACGTTTATGAAAAAGGTGCTCCAGAGTGTTTTTATGTAGGTGACCTGTTctttaaactttgttttaaatGCGTTTAATGAAGGAGTTaaaaaagaaggtaaaataACGTAACCTTACAAtaactcatttttttttatgattttttttttttatcttctgcGCAGC
This genomic window contains:
- the gtf2a1 gene encoding transcription initiation factor IIA subunit 1, with amino-acid sequence MASSANSNPVPKLYKNVIDDVISEVRELFLDEGVDEQVLLELKTLWENKLLQSKAVEGFHTEEQTALQAAQQQQQQVQQVQQVQQVAQPAQTQQVILPPQQQQAPQQQVIVQESKLIQHMGGTGMSAAATAATLALPTAVTQYQQLITSQGQILQVVRAPNGAQYIIQPQQQILLQQQMQPGGVQAPVIQQVLAPLPGGLSQQAGVIIQPQQIVLTPGNKVQGNTQVMQAAAMAPQPSQAATAAQVQQVQQAQGATAPQASAQPQAQQQQQAQPQAQAQPQAQQPPMMLQVDGTGDTSSEEDEDEEEYDEDDDEEKDKDGAEDGQVEEEPLNSGDDVSDEEDQELFETDNVVVCQYDKIHRSKNKWKFHLKDGIMNLNGRDYVFSKAIGDAEW